The Oscillospiraceae bacterium genome contains a region encoding:
- the rpsB gene encoding 30S ribosomal protein S2 has product MAVVSMKQLLEAGVHFGHQTRRWNPKMAKYIFTERNGIYIIDLQKTVKKLDEAYNFVREVSADGGEILFVGTKKQAQESIRDEATRCGMHYVNARWLGGMLTNFRTIRKRIDRLEQLRKMSEDGTFELLPKKEVAKLQLEIEKLEKFLGGVKEMHGLPKAMFIVDPHKERIAVSEARKLNIPIVAIVDTNCNPDEIDYVIPGNDDAIRAVKLIAGAMADAVLEGRQGQQDAPAAEAAVEAEAAEA; this is encoded by the coding sequence ATGGCAGTCGTATCTATGAAACAGCTCCTGGAAGCCGGCGTGCACTTTGGTCACCAGACCCGCCGCTGGAACCCCAAAATGGCGAAGTACATCTTCACCGAGCGCAACGGCATCTACATCATCGACCTGCAGAAGACCGTGAAAAAGCTGGACGAAGCCTATAACTTCGTGCGCGAAGTTTCGGCCGACGGCGGCGAGATCCTGTTCGTGGGCACCAAAAAGCAGGCCCAGGAGTCCATCCGCGACGAGGCGACCCGCTGCGGCATGCACTATGTGAACGCCCGCTGGCTGGGCGGCATGCTCACCAACTTCCGCACCATCCGCAAGCGCATCGACCGCCTGGAGCAGCTGCGCAAGATGAGCGAGGACGGCACCTTTGAGCTGCTGCCCAAAAAGGAAGTTGCCAAGCTGCAGCTCGAGATTGAGAAGCTGGAGAAATTTCTGGGCGGCGTAAAAGAGATGCACGGCCTGCCCAAGGCTATGTTTATTGTGGACCCCCACAAGGAGCGCATTGCCGTGTCCGAGGCCCGCAAGCTGAACATCCCCATCGTGGCCATTGTGGACACCAACTGCAACCCCGACGAGATCGACTACGTCATCCCCGGCAACGACGACGCCATCCGCGCCGTTAAGCTGATCGCCGGCGCTATGGCCGACGCCGTTCTGGAAGGCCGCCAGGGCCAGCAGGACGCTCCCGCCGCCGAGGCGGCTGTGGAAGCCGAGGCCGCCGAGGCCTGA